Proteins encoded within one genomic window of Borrelia parkeri:
- a CDS encoding NAD(+)/NADH kinase yields the protein MKSKVLIYVNYSNLDAEVLACEIQKYLEHKYGVLSLFAGIDKSSEVLTEDNLILAITLGGDGTVLLASSLLLKNDIDIPIISINLGKVGFLADIKPIDFKEVIDKFFDNSLVIHSKYLLSISAYDNGNNVFTKYALNDVIIRSSVINKLIYVNLRVNSEDFLSYRSDGIIFATPTGSTGYSFSAGGSILESDLQAFILTPISPHSVYNRSFIFSSGSKLSLSFQKGHVLNSASIFVDGINIGKFGVNIIFELGLDNKSLRFASFCTDTFVRRLKNKLL from the coding sequence ATGAAGAGTAAGGTTCTCATTTACGTGAATTATTCAAATTTAGATGCCGAGGTTCTTGCTTGTGAAATACAAAAATATTTAGAACATAAATATGGTGTTTTAAGCTTATTTGCAGGAATTGATAAATCTTCAGAGGTGTTAACTGAGGATAATTTGATTCTTGCAATAACTTTGGGTGGGGATGGTACGGTTTTATTAGCTAGTAGCTTGCTTTTGAAGAATGATATTGATATTCCAATTATTTCAATAAATTTAGGCAAGGTAGGATTTTTAGCAGACATAAAACCTATCGATTTTAAAGAAGTCATAGATAAGTTTTTTGATAATTCTTTAGTTATTCATAGTAAATATTTACTTAGTATTAGTGCTTATGATAATGGAAATAATGTGTTTACCAAATATGCTTTAAATGATGTAATTATTCGTTCTAGTGTGATTAATAAGTTGATTTATGTAAATCTTAGGGTTAATTCAGAAGATTTTCTCTCATATAGGAGTGATGGAATAATATTTGCAACTCCTACAGGTTCAACCGGATATTCTTTCTCAGCAGGTGGATCTATTTTAGAATCAGATCTTCAGGCTTTTATCTTAACTCCTATTTCTCCACATTCTGTTTATAATCGTTCCTTTATTTTTTCAAGCGGGAGTAAGCTTTCTCTTTCATTTCAGAAAGGGCATGTGTTAAACTCAGCATCAATTTTCGTTGATGGCATTAATATTGGTAAATTTGGGGTTAATATTATTTTTGAGTTGGGACTTGATAATAAGAGTTTACGTTTTGCATCATTTTGTACAGATACTTTTGTTAGGAGACTTAAAAATAAGTTATTATAA
- a CDS encoding chemotaxis protein CheW, with translation MKEKIMEKKSHLQVACFKIGKESYGVAIDHIREVIKVPLESIYAIPNVPDYITGIYNLRGSVIPLINLNIRFKIPSVYVTEEDKLLTGYLIVNIKDKLLGIFVDKVLKVISFDTSKVQEPPATLQTLDRKYISGVVKIENEENFESDYLILIDIERIFDKSEFARIPYKENNEE, from the coding sequence ATGAAAGAAAAAATTATGGAAAAAAAGTCTCATTTGCAAGTTGCATGTTTTAAGATAGGCAAAGAGAGTTATGGGGTTGCAATAGATCACATTAGGGAAGTAATTAAAGTACCTTTGGAAAGTATATATGCAATACCCAATGTTCCTGATTATATTACGGGCATTTATAATCTTAGAGGGAGTGTTATCCCTTTAATAAATTTAAATATTAGATTTAAAATTCCTTCTGTTTATGTAACGGAAGAAGATAAACTTTTAACAGGTTATTTAATAGTGAATATCAAAGATAAGCTTTTAGGAATATTTGTAGATAAAGTTCTCAAGGTTATTAGCTTTGATACATCAAAGGTACAAGAACCTCCTGCGACCTTGCAAACTTTGGATAGAAAATACATATCTGGTGTTGTTAAAATTGAGAATGAGGAAAATTTTGAGAGTGATTATTTAATTTTAATTGATATTGAACGGATATTTGACAAGAGTGAATTTGCAAGGATTCCATATAAGGAGAATAATGAAGAGTAA
- a CDS encoding SAM-dependent methyltransferase, with translation MYNVFDEYSRRAKKEGYLARSVYKLIEIDKRFSLFPSGNILDIGASPGSFSQYAYGNLKDGVLVAVDLNDIDLNFTNNFYFIKGNIYIDEICQKIETFAPYSLIISDAAPKTTGNRLVDTSNSFNLNMRIVELASRILVKGGNLLLKVFQGGEEEQLFYKLKSYFKIVKKIRPKAVRKNSFEIYFLSKDFIKLDTNI, from the coding sequence ATGTATAATGTTTTTGATGAATATTCACGAAGAGCTAAAAAAGAAGGATATCTTGCTAGATCTGTTTATAAATTAATAGAAATTGATAAGAGATTTTCTTTGTTTCCTTCTGGCAATATATTGGATATTGGAGCGTCTCCTGGCAGTTTTTCTCAATATGCTTATGGCAATCTTAAAGATGGGGTGCTTGTTGCAGTTGACCTTAATGATATAGATCTTAATTTTACTAATAATTTTTATTTTATCAAAGGTAATATATATATCGATGAGATTTGTCAAAAGATAGAGACTTTTGCACCTTATAGTTTAATTATAAGTGATGCAGCTCCCAAGACTACTGGTAATAGATTAGTTGATACAAGTAATTCTTTTAATTTGAATATGAGAATAGTTGAATTGGCGTCTAGAATTTTAGTAAAAGGTGGTAATTTATTACTTAAGGTTTTTCAAGGAGGCGAGGAAGAACAGCTTTTTTATAAGCTTAAGAGTTATTTTAAGATTGTCAAAAAAATTAGACCTAAAGCTGTGCGGAAGAATTCCTTTGAGATTTATTTTTTATCTAAAGATTTTATTAAGTTAGATACAAATATTTAA
- a CDS encoding polyprenyl synthetase family protein, which translates to MQNKSFLDKIEKNINNIFSQDHFLNLFKDKDLKLKLNIQKNTIKTIKAPAIEIINRGGKRIRPMLMILLAYALGYNKKNTENLYKLSMLIELPHSGSLIIDDIEDGAIKRRGKPAIHLIYGLDNSINTANLIYFLPAKLMQTSKLKKSQKLLIYENFFTTLSNLHLGQGIDIALHNGTYIPNVDEYISLVELKTSCLFGMAGFLAGILTNNENKAKNLYNTFLKLGTCFQIIDDIKNIKDGINGKDFGDDLIEGKKSLPIIYFLKEKLLDEQIIQELSAIKNKSINESKKEILKFSNMINSSNAIQNSANLAMSYLNKFIEELNSYALINKYKDMIMDIVKKIKEENL; encoded by the coding sequence ATGCAAAATAAATCATTTTTAGATAAGATCGAAAAAAATATTAATAATATATTCTCACAAGACCATTTTCTCAATTTATTTAAAGACAAAGATTTAAAGCTAAAACTTAATATACAAAAAAACACAATAAAGACAATTAAAGCCCCAGCTATTGAAATAATAAATAGAGGGGGAAAGAGAATAAGACCAATGCTAATGATTTTACTAGCATATGCATTAGGATATAATAAAAAAAATACTGAAAATCTATACAAACTAAGCATGCTAATTGAATTACCTCATTCTGGAAGTTTAATTATTGATGACATAGAAGATGGGGCCATTAAAAGAAGGGGTAAACCTGCTATTCACTTAATTTACGGATTAGATAACAGTATTAATACAGCAAATTTAATTTACTTTCTGCCTGCAAAATTAATGCAAACTTCTAAATTAAAAAAAAGTCAAAAACTATTAATTTATGAAAATTTTTTCACAACACTCTCAAATCTTCACCTAGGACAAGGAATTGATATCGCATTACATAATGGAACATATATTCCAAACGTTGACGAATACATATCTTTAGTAGAACTTAAAACAAGTTGCCTTTTTGGCATGGCTGGATTTTTAGCCGGCATACTTACAAACAATGAAAATAAAGCAAAAAATCTTTACAACACATTCCTAAAACTTGGAACCTGTTTCCAAATAATAGACGATATCAAAAATATTAAAGATGGAATTAACGGCAAAGATTTTGGAGATGACTTAATTGAAGGAAAAAAAAGTCTGCCCATAATATACTTTTTAAAAGAAAAACTATTGGATGAGCAAATCATTCAAGAATTAAGCGCAATTAAAAATAAATCTATAAATGAATCAAAAAAAGAAATATTAAAATTTAGCAATATGATTAACTCATCAAATGCTATTCAAAATTCTGCAAATCTTGCAATGTCATACCTTAATAAATTTATAGAAGAATTAAATTCATACGCATTGATTAACAAGTATAAAGATATGATAATGGACATTGTAAAGAAAATCAAAGAGGAAAATTTATGA
- a CDS encoding tetratricopeptide repeat protein, whose product MKKYAIMLVWINIITSIYATIPTEDINKIDELYTKSMVLKELKEYNQSKALLMQIINTDPKQVDAYLLIAELEYLMNNWLQAIEQTKIYLQIIDFKDTKNYLDISWAYFLIGESRNSMDYIMHFIQDNKELLNTNIYILIDTILKKGFYHFIQDEDLIFNLIINTLFQIETYDDTIFTIFLNNLDIIKQMPFYKFNKIKIKDLELQIRALKKLKNSINDIAKIV is encoded by the coding sequence ATGAAAAAATATGCAATAATGCTAGTCTGGATAAATATCATTACTTCTATCTATGCAACAATTCCTACAGAAGATATCAATAAAATAGATGAACTTTATACAAAATCAATGGTACTCAAAGAGCTAAAGGAATATAATCAATCCAAAGCATTATTAATGCAAATTATAAATACAGATCCAAAACAAGTTGATGCATATTTACTGATTGCAGAATTAGAATACTTGATGAATAACTGGTTACAAGCAATCGAACAAACAAAAATTTATCTACAAATAATTGATTTTAAAGATACAAAAAATTATCTTGATATTTCATGGGCATATTTTCTCATAGGAGAATCAAGAAACTCAATGGACTATATAATGCATTTTATTCAAGATAATAAAGAACTACTAAATACTAATATATACATATTAATTGATACTATTTTAAAAAAAGGATTTTATCATTTCATACAAGATGAAGACTTAATATTTAATCTGATAATAAATACTCTTTTCCAAATAGAAACATATGATGACACCATATTTACAATATTTCTAAATAATTTAGATATCATCAAACAAATGCCCTTTTATAAATTTAATAAAATTAAAATCAAAGATTTAGAATTACAAATTCGGGCCTTAAAAAAGCTCAAAAATTCGATAAATGATATTGCTAAAATAGTTTAG
- a CDS encoding membrane protein, with translation MFGIFLHSIVFAYLALGILYAERVGLLNISIEGISFLSVFLTSFFIYLGYGIFASVVMMIFISLIFGFFLSFIVINGYNIFITGIGINILCYFLVRVLMKANFNFIPGFSLNISNNFAIIFFVIFFFVFLSFSIYILNYSRVRVVFEFIRSNDYENILGERTSNYFKSFAIFVSVISSSIAGSFLAINFNVYSYDLGLNNGWLAICILYIAFANPWLIFPSAFLMIFIEYEFFNFQDYVNSYFALSLPFYMAILINIFVSLFRKTKLF, from the coding sequence ATGTTTGGTATTTTTTTACATTCTATAGTATTTGCATATTTAGCTCTTGGAATTCTTTATGCTGAGAGAGTAGGACTTCTAAATATATCTATTGAAGGAATTTCTTTTTTATCTGTTTTCCTAACATCTTTTTTTATTTATTTGGGTTATGGAATATTTGCTTCAGTTGTTATGATGATTTTTATCAGTTTGATCTTTGGTTTTTTTTTATCTTTTATTGTAATAAATGGTTATAACATTTTTATAACGGGTATAGGAATTAACATATTGTGTTATTTTTTAGTTAGGGTTTTGATGAAAGCTAATTTCAATTTTATTCCAGGATTTAGTTTAAATATTTCCAATAATTTTGCTATTATTTTTTTTGTTATATTTTTTTTCGTTTTTTTAAGTTTTAGTATTTATATACTAAATTATTCAAGAGTTAGAGTAGTTTTTGAGTTTATTCGTTCGAATGATTATGAAAATATCTTAGGTGAGCGAACTAGTAATTACTTTAAATCTTTTGCTATTTTTGTATCCGTAATCTCGTCAAGTATTGCAGGTTCATTTCTTGCTATCAATTTTAATGTTTATTCTTATGATTTGGGGTTAAATAATGGGTGGCTTGCTATTTGTATACTGTATATTGCATTTGCAAATCCTTGGCTCATTTTCCCAAGTGCATTTTTGATGATATTTATTGAATACGAGTTTTTTAATTTTCAGGATTATGTTAATTCTTATTTTGCCCTTTCGTTGCCCTTTTATATGGCTATATTAATTAATATATTTGTTTCACTTTTTAGAAAAACTAAACTATTTTAG
- a CDS encoding ABC transporter permease gives MRAFRREYILLIFSLSVLSISYFFDGFFSFSYMKVMLWNFMLLLLIATGISTCARSNSLTLGDEGQVYFGAFLSYIFCEFCGLTYFNFILIIILSSFLVGVIGIIPFLLTFFCGVNGMLTGLLMSYGNQRLVDGFISKLVGSNGLLNQTKSIDKIFAIDTVFPYLLLFSILVWGCYVFIHKRTILGLKLEILSDRKPLSKFFGINEFKYKFCTVFTSAFLNGLVGSIFLIFFKNYLFLGLTAGIGWNGFVVAVVSGFNYMYVLCFSLFFAMLNEFNNYLKINYSFKFEFIGLYQAISIFISLFLINSGKK, from the coding sequence ATGAGGGCATTTAGAAGAGAATATATTTTGTTAATATTTTCACTGAGTGTGTTGAGTATTAGCTATTTTTTTGATGGTTTTTTTAGTTTTTCTTATATGAAAGTGATGTTGTGGAACTTTATGTTACTCTTATTAATTGCTACAGGAATCTCAACTTGTGCTAGAAGTAATAGTTTGACTCTTGGCGATGAGGGTCAAGTTTATTTCGGAGCATTTTTATCATATATATTTTGTGAGTTTTGTGGACTTACATACTTTAATTTTATATTAATAATAATTTTAAGCTCATTTTTAGTTGGTGTTATAGGAATTATTCCTTTTTTACTGACCTTTTTTTGTGGAGTAAATGGGATGCTTACAGGTCTTTTAATGTCTTATGGAAATCAGAGATTAGTTGATGGTTTTATATCAAAGCTTGTAGGCTCGAATGGACTTTTAAATCAGACAAAAAGTATTGATAAGATATTCGCTATTGATACTGTTTTTCCATATTTGCTTTTATTTAGTATTTTGGTTTGGGGGTGTTATGTATTTATTCATAAAAGAACTATTTTAGGATTAAAACTTGAGATATTGAGTGATAGAAAGCCGTTAAGCAAATTTTTCGGTATTAATGAATTTAAGTATAAGTTTTGTACGGTATTTACCAGTGCTTTTTTAAATGGTCTTGTGGGTTCAATATTTTTAATTTTTTTTAAGAATTATTTATTTTTAGGATTAACCGCCGGGATTGGTTGGAATGGATTTGTTGTTGCTGTAGTTTCAGGATTTAATTATATGTATGTATTATGTTTTAGTTTGTTTTTTGCAATGCTGAATGAATTTAATAATTATCTTAAAATAAATTATTCGTTTAAATTTGAATTTATTGGTTTATATCAAGCTATATCGATTTTTATTTCATTGTTTTTAATTAATTCGGGTAAAAAATAA
- a CDS encoding ATP-binding cassette domain-containing protein has translation MVEFKNIVKSFPDIEKPILDSVNLRIEESKILTVIGRNGEGKSTLSKIIAGFIRFDSGDVFINNIRQKNWNVDVAKSNGIYIVSQIPKLDMNLKVWEYLSIYWFDSQFFMPMNKSHTYRYYKWLRQFYNITFDLETRIQDLNIKEIYFLLIISSLKKNAKIIIFDESVSYFSQKEAKEFIKLLQALKRAGITSLFITHREIGNAIKFSDEFIILKEGKCFRTTNKEIILSKLEIPADKFISMSIKRGGPNKDFIKFNLFFEDFWKYDISFSLKKRGVLGIIAEEAVIKTWEKLFLGEIPFVGCIKMNGHRYEYINFYELKAGFLPLGIGNLFSDNMTILDSFLAKIMSFENEIFIKQSIINDLKKFFKRDMEYCDSKILKTFYSKSLSFSGGTLKKLALFREKYITKSFLICFSPLSNLDYRAYSETSNFIRNFSNEKPVLLITPNLDELLLLSDDVLAIKAGEVVLRLKREHINKEALKEILFI, from the coding sequence ATGGTAGAGTTTAAAAACATAGTAAAATCTTTCCCAGATATTGAAAAACCTATTCTAGATAGTGTTAATTTAAGAATTGAGGAATCTAAAATCTTGACTGTAATTGGGAGAAATGGAGAAGGTAAGAGTACCTTATCAAAAATTATAGCTGGATTTATTCGTTTTGATAGTGGTGATGTATTTATAAATAATATTAGGCAAAAAAACTGGAATGTGGATGTAGCAAAGAGTAATGGTATTTATATTGTGTCCCAGATTCCAAAACTTGATATGAACTTAAAAGTTTGGGAATATCTTAGTATTTATTGGTTTGATTCTCAATTTTTTATGCCAATGAATAAATCCCATACCTATAGATATTATAAATGGCTTAGGCAATTTTATAATATTACTTTTGATCTAGAGACTAGAATACAAGATTTGAATATTAAAGAAATCTATTTTTTGCTTATTATTTCTTCCCTGAAAAAAAATGCAAAGATTATTATTTTTGATGAGAGTGTTTCTTATTTTTCTCAAAAAGAGGCTAAAGAGTTTATTAAATTGCTTCAAGCCCTTAAAAGAGCAGGTATTACTTCTCTTTTTATTACGCATAGAGAGATTGGCAATGCCATAAAATTTAGTGATGAATTTATTATTCTAAAAGAGGGGAAGTGTTTTAGAACGACAAATAAAGAGATAATACTTAGTAAGCTTGAAATTCCTGCTGATAAGTTTATTTCTATGAGTATTAAGCGTGGTGGGCCAAATAAGGATTTTATAAAATTTAATTTGTTTTTTGAAGATTTTTGGAAGTATGATATTAGTTTTTCTTTGAAAAAAAGAGGAGTTTTAGGAATTATTGCAGAAGAGGCAGTAATAAAAACATGGGAAAAATTATTCTTAGGCGAGATTCCATTTGTAGGATGTATAAAGATGAATGGGCATAGATATGAATATATTAATTTTTATGAGCTCAAAGCTGGTTTTTTACCTTTAGGAATTGGTAATTTATTTTCTGATAATATGACTATATTGGATAGTTTTTTGGCCAAAATAATGAGTTTTGAAAATGAAATTTTTATTAAACAGTCTATTATTAATGATCTTAAAAAATTTTTTAAAAGAGACATGGAATATTGTGATAGTAAGATACTAAAGACTTTTTATTCTAAGTCTTTATCATTCTCTGGAGGAACTTTAAAAAAACTTGCTCTTTTTAGAGAAAAATATATTACAAAGAGTTTTTTAATTTGTTTTTCACCTCTTAGTAATTTAGACTATAGAGCATATAGTGAGACATCTAATTTTATTCGTAATTTTTCTAATGAAAAGCCTGTACTACTAATTACTCCTAATTTAGATGAATTACTGCTTTTATCTGATGATGTTTTGGCAATAAAGGCTGGTGAGGTTGTATTGAGATTGAAAAGAGAACATATCAACAAAGAGGCTTTAAAGGAAATTTTGTTTATATGA
- a CDS encoding BMP family ABC transporter substrate-binding protein, producing MSKALFFRIFCVFVSLICLFLFVYINFFRIREPKSSSNRKIALFIPGIISGSPSYKAMYDFLIEFKKNKSDIEIRLFEAGFNQREWIELLEKLLNSNNYDFLITTNNAMQGIIDRVSPNYPYTKFLIFDSLVKNTNPQVYSLSYNVAEEAYILGYYVGLFLKSSNLYNKNVALIAGQEYPVMNNYIFPYFKNGIRDILDSEVFFRTLGNWHDSNRVKVLSDSLILDLGVSVILPIVGTAIKGVLSSVREHGVFAVLFDGEDYLNNKDNIIGSGVTNQRFYLEKVLGKALKGELKYGTYKVLGFRERGVSFNLLNKFYLENTNSKIKKRLEDKIKEMNNTEIKINLE from the coding sequence GTGAGTAAAGCTCTTTTTTTTAGGATTTTTTGTGTTTTTGTTTCACTAATTTGTTTGTTTTTATTTGTTTATATTAATTTTTTTAGAATTAGAGAACCTAAATCTTCATCTAATAGAAAAATTGCATTATTTATTCCTGGAATCATTAGTGGTTCTCCTTCTTATAAAGCAATGTATGATTTTTTAATTGAATTTAAAAAAAATAAAAGTGATATTGAGATTCGGTTGTTTGAAGCTGGGTTTAATCAGCGTGAATGGATAGAATTACTTGAAAAGTTATTAAATTCTAACAATTATGATTTTTTGATAACGACAAATAATGCAATGCAAGGAATTATTGATAGGGTTTCCCCAAATTATCCTTATACTAAGTTTTTGATTTTTGATTCTTTAGTTAAAAATACTAATCCACAAGTGTATTCACTCTCTTATAATGTTGCAGAAGAAGCTTACATATTGGGTTATTATGTGGGTTTATTTTTAAAAAGTTCTAATTTATATAATAAAAATGTTGCCTTGATTGCTGGACAAGAATATCCTGTTATGAATAATTATATTTTTCCTTATTTCAAGAATGGAATTAGAGATATTTTAGATTCAGAAGTGTTCTTTAGAACTTTAGGAAATTGGCATGATAGCAATAGAGTAAAAGTTTTATCTGACTCTTTAATTTTAGACTTAGGAGTTTCTGTAATTCTTCCAATTGTAGGTACAGCGATTAAAGGAGTTCTCTCATCAGTTCGTGAGCATGGTGTTTTTGCTGTTCTTTTTGATGGTGAAGATTATTTGAATAATAAAGATAATATTATTGGTTCAGGCGTTACAAATCAAAGATTTTATTTAGAAAAAGTTTTGGGAAAAGCCCTTAAAGGGGAGCTTAAATATGGAACTTATAAGGTCCTTGGCTTTAGAGAAAGGGGGGTTTCATTTAATTTGTTGAATAAGTTTTATTTAGAGAATACCAATTCAAAGATTAAAAAAAGACTTGAGGATAAAATAAAAGAGATGAATAATACTGAGATCAAAATAAATTTAGAATAA
- a CDS encoding LysM peptidoglycan-binding domain-containing protein encodes MIKKSKLLFLMLSVFALFLISCKTPPEDTKNANSKISTKETGDIKRDIEDIKNGVLRERGNLFYSKEFNETEKIEKEMHEKFAKGKIKEGNEIALKVLERYRNIARDTTEKKEQINYLKENIEKYLNDAEANEAYIWIPLEIDEVNNLYFEAARKYKMYDIESSLGMYSKTFNKAQQAAKKAKEARALKETEERMYKQLKALEAASELPVYRNNKLIKPSPWNGRALLKDKGERINLLNPQDETYLLGQMDSLVLAYEEKTEEVKTPDPNKFKTLQLIEKARQLWEQGLEAKNLNNLRLANELFLDSARYLKAYQSHSSKELYIIKIGNTLWGISKKLYNDPYLWPKIWFANRQKIQNPDLIHENWKIIIPSK; translated from the coding sequence ATGATAAAAAAAAGCAAATTATTATTTTTAATGTTATCTGTATTTGCTCTTTTCTTAATTTCATGTAAGACCCCGCCAGAGGATACAAAGAATGCAAACTCCAAAATTTCAACTAAAGAAACTGGGGATATAAAAAGAGACATTGAAGATATAAAAAACGGAGTCCTAAGAGAACGAGGAAATCTTTTTTATTCTAAAGAATTTAATGAGACTGAAAAGATTGAAAAAGAAATGCACGAAAAATTTGCAAAGGGAAAGATTAAAGAAGGTAATGAAATTGCCCTAAAAGTATTAGAAAGGTACAGAAATATCGCAAGAGATACAACGGAAAAAAAAGAACAAATAAACTACTTGAAAGAAAACATTGAAAAATACTTGAATGATGCTGAAGCTAATGAAGCATACATATGGATCCCATTAGAAATCGACGAAGTAAATAACTTATATTTTGAAGCAGCAAGAAAATATAAAATGTATGATATCGAAAGCTCTCTTGGAATGTATAGTAAAACATTTAATAAAGCACAACAAGCTGCTAAAAAGGCAAAAGAAGCAAGAGCTCTTAAAGAAACGGAAGAGAGAATGTATAAACAATTAAAAGCATTGGAAGCTGCTTCTGAACTCCCCGTTTATAGAAACAATAAACTCATTAAACCATCACCATGGAATGGAAGAGCGCTTCTTAAGGATAAAGGTGAACGCATAAATCTTTTAAACCCACAAGACGAAACTTACTTACTTGGACAAATGGATTCATTAGTACTTGCTTATGAAGAAAAAACTGAAGAAGTAAAAACTCCAGACCCAAATAAATTTAAAACACTCCAGCTTATTGAAAAAGCCAGACAATTATGGGAACAAGGACTTGAAGCTAAGAATCTTAACAATCTTAGACTTGCAAATGAATTATTCTTAGATTCTGCAAGATATCTAAAAGCCTATCAAAGTCACTCAAGTAAAGAGTTATATATAATTAAAATCGGAAACACATTGTGGGGTATTTCTAAGAAATTGTACAACGACCCTTATCTATGGCCAAAAATTTGGTTTGCAAATAGACAAAAAATCCAGAATCCAGATTTAATACATGAAAATTGGAAAATAATAATTCCTTCTAAATAA